TTTCATAATGGATTAAAAAGAATTGTTGTATTGAAAGTAACAAATATTGCCAAGGTGAAATCATACCCAAATTCACCAGCTGCATTTCACACTGTGTATTGTGATTCTCTTCTTCTGTTAGAGTTTGAAAAGGCTTGACGTGTCTCGCAATGACCTGACCTCTGCAAAGCTTGGCACACATCCTCAGCTCCTGAACCTTGAAGAGCTCATACTATCTGGGAACGCAATCTCTGTTCTAAAGGCCGATGACTTCTCTTACCTCAGCAACGCCTCACTGAAGATCCTGAAACTATCTGCTCTCCCTCTTAAAAAGGTAGTGCTTTCTACCCTGTTGTGGGGTTCATATTTTGGAAGGTTGCAGTTAAGGTAGTGGTCAAAAGTAGAGTTTTCATGTGGAACTGAGGGTTTTATGCAGTAATTgtgtttgtgcatgttctgAATATGCATTGTATTACAGCAACAGTGTATAGAGATAACCTGCAAGAAATAAGTTGCAACTTTtaacagtatattaattttatttggcTTAGTATACCAGCCAGAAGCCTTTCAAATGCACTATAGTGTATACTGATGCACCACACCTCTCCTGCATGGCCAGACAACTTTGTAGAACTGAAGGCTTCTCTGGGttagattatacagtacatgtatacatTAACAGATTATTCAAGAAAAAGGAAGTGGAATTTTACCAGGCAGGTATTTTAATGCACCTTCAATGAGATGTGCTGTTACCACTCATCTTCGGCAAGTGTTTTAAGTCAATTTTATCCATTCAGGTCAAACTCACTCTTCTTAGCCACTTCAAGGCATTCATTTACCTTCAAAGGTTAAAAAGATTATGAACAGGTTCGATTTTAAGAGTCAAGCAGGTGCTAATCCATTGCTAATCAGCTGGTCTCACTCTCATGAACACAAGTGAATACAATCATAAAATCATTTggagagtacagtatgtgcaaatgcAATGGAACCCAAGTCTGGTTTGGTCAGACGATTCTATGAGGTTTATCATGCAGGACGTGTTCCTTATTAGATAGAATAACCCTTGTTGGATTAAGATAGTTGTTTTTCTAACTACGGTGTTCTTCTTTTCTCAGTTTGAGCCGGGCTGCTTCCAGTGCATTGGAAGACTCAGTGTCCTTGTTATGGATGGCAGTAAACTGGGTCATCCCCTGATGGCCAAGCTGTGCTCTGAATTGTCGGAAACCAAGATTCGTAGCCTTTCGCTGCAGGACACCTCgctattgaccttgctgaacaCCACTTTTAAAGGACTGCAGTCTACTAACCTTACGTCTATGGACCTCTCTAAAAACGAAATACCTGCAGTGCAGCGTTCTTCTTTTCAGTGGCTTCACAGTCTAGAAAATCTATCCCTTGCGGAGAATAACTTTAAACGTTTTACTAAGGACATGTTTATTGGTTTGGGTAGCCTAAAATTTTTAAATCTCACCAAGTCCCTTAAAAAGCACAAGTCGTCTTCTTATCCGGTGATTGATGACTTTGCTTTTCAGAATCTGTTGAACCTGGAGTTTCTAGCTATGGAAAGCAATGCATTCAGAGAAATCACAGGTAACACTTTCACGGGGTTAAAAAGCCTAAAGTATCTGAGTTTGAGCCACAGTTATTTTAACTTGAAAACTGTGACTAATGTGACATTTTCATCTCTGGCCCAGTCTCCCCTCAAGATCCTTGACCTCACGAAAACAGGAATCTCATACCTGGATGTTGGAGCTTTCTTTTGGCTTCGAAATTTAAGTAAAGTGTACATGGGTCAAAACAAAATTTCACAGGTCTTAGGAGGAAGGGAATTTGAAGGACTTAACAACATAGAAGAAATTTTCTTGTCTTAcaacaaaaaaatcactttgaCCCCTTCGTCATTCAACTACACCCGCACTCTGAGAACCCTGATGCTTGGAAGCAATCTGATTGACAGTCTGGACCTGCATCCTTGTCCATTTCAGCCTTTAGGGAATCTCACTGTATTGGATCTCAGTAATAACAATTTAGCTAACATAAATGCTGGTCTGTTTAGTGGCCTTCATGATCTAAAGATTCTGAAGTTACAGCATAATAATTTAGCTCGCCTGTGGAAAAAGGCCAATCCTGGGGGACCTGTACTCTTTCTCAAGGACGTGCCTCAGCTTGAAGTACTTCAGCTGGACTCGAATGGATTTGATGAAATCCCTGTTGATGGCTTCAAAGGATTGTTTCACCTTCTGGAGCTCGACCTGGGTTTGAATTACCTGAATGTACTTCCGGACAACGTTTTTAATGACCTCACGTCCGTGAGAGTGCTGAAGCTGCAGAAGAATTTCATCACGTCTGTGAAAGAGACCGTGTTTGGGCCAGTCTTCCGCAATCTGAGCGTGCTGCATATAGAGAAGAATCCTTTCGATTGCACTTGCGATAGTGTCCTGTGGTTTGTCAACTGGCTCAATGTGACCAATGCCAGTGTTCCTCAGTTAAGCTCCCAATACGTTTGCAACACACCTCCTAAATACTACAACAGCTCACTTGTCCTGTTTGACACATCGCCCTGTCAGGACCAGGCCCCATTCAAACCCATGTTCGTTACCACCAGTAGCTTTTTGCTCACATTCATGGCAATGGCCCTTCTCATCCATTTCCAGGGGTGGAGAATCCAGTTTTTCTGGAATGTCCTGGGTAATCGGATTCTTGGGTACAAGGAAGTTGACTTGGGGGAAAACAGGTTTGAATATGATGCTTATATAGTCCACGCCCAAGAAGACTGGGAATGGGTGGAAAGGAATCTTACTCCCTTAGAAGAAAATCCTTTTACATTTTGCTTTGAGGATCGGGACTTTCTGCCTGGGACACCACACTTAGAAAATATTGTTGAGACAATTCGCCAGTGCAGAAAAATAGTATTTGTTGTAACCGAAGCTCTTTTAAAGGACCCTTTATGCAGAAGGTAAGTGACACCATGAATTTATTACTTCTGATCATTGACCACTGATATATAATTGTAAACAACAGCCTATAGGAGTAACTCATGCCAGTCATCTGAACTACACTAACATCAGTCAAGGTGGCTGACACAAAACCTCTGGACCACATTAACGTGAATCAGGGTGGTTAGTAAAAACTTCCTGAACCACTATCACATGAATCAGGATGGAGGACATAAAACATTGATTTGCTGTAAAAACAGGGCTCCACTTGCTGCAGGGTACAATAGAGGTTCTGCTCCAGCATACCAAAGGAACAGAGGTGCTGCTCTCTTGATAAGTGGGGTATATCGGTTCCTTTCTAGGTCTTTTTTGCTTGAATTTCACCAGACTTGACATTTAACAGATCACCTGTTCCCAATGAAATCTTACACAGATGTGGGGACTTTGTGCTTCTTCAATGGTAAAAGCTGCTGGAGTGTATTGCAGGCAGtcatgaacaataataataataataataataataataataataataataattgcttacacttacagtatacagtatagtgcttttctggacactccactcagagtgCTTTAGTgcggactcccctccaccaccaccagtgtgcagcccccacctggatgatgcgacggcagccatagtgcgccagaacgctcaccacacatcagatatcagtggggaggagagcagagtgatgaagccaattcatagatggataGATGACTAATCAACTCATCAGAATGTCTCAAAAAGCATTTTGGCTGTGACTGTCGAAAGTGGTGCAACTGTTTTTCTGCTTGATGTTTGTTGACTGTTGGGTAtactttttcaatttagaaaACATGTTCGCAACGGTGAAGTTTCCGATGGAACCGTAATGAGacttaaaaactaaataatttaAAGGGCAGCATAAGATGAAGTtacacagtgaaaaaaggtcGTCAAAAAGATCAATATGACCCAGATTTGAAGCGTCTCCGTCTCTTAAGAAAACAGCTCTTGTCAGTGACGTCTGCCTGTGGTTTTTCTCCACAGGTTTACGGTTCATCATGCTTTACATCAGGTAATCGAGGAGAGCCGTGACTCGATTGTTTTGATCTTTCTGGACGACATCCCGGACCACAAATTAAATCACTGTCTGTATATCCGGCGGGGCATGCTGAATTCACGCTGCATTTTAAACTGGCCCCTACAGAGGACACGCATTCCAGCATTTCACCAGCATCTGAAGGTGGCACTGGGTCTGAGTAACAGAGTGCATTAacccttttgttttctgtggtgTTGTGCTTCTCTTCATTTGGTCAAGAAGCTGGTGTTCTTGAGTTCACAAAGATGCTTGTGCTGTATGCAGAGAGAGGGAAAGTCAGCACACACCTGCTTTACACAACGCTTGTACTGTACGTGTTGTTCAAGTGCACTTCCATCTCAAGAACACGCCAAGCGTCAGGCTGCAGCCTGTTGCAGAGCAAAGCTGAATAACATGTTTGGGGGTATTCTGCTGTGGCCAGAAAATCATTTCTGGGGAACTGTTTTAGAGTCCTGAACAGaagtaataaagaaataaattatgcCGTAGAGATCCTTGCACCAACGGGGCTGTTCTGCCCTAATGGGACAAATAATTATGTCTGAGACCATTGTTCTAACAGTAACCCTGCTTAGGATTTGCTCCTGTGTCAAGTGGTCGTTTTCCTCAATATAGGACAATACCATTTGTGTTCTCAGTGTCAAAGAGATTGCAATGCAGAATAAAATGTGATGGAATGATGATCTAAGActgatttcctttttttcccttcatgCTTCTGTGCCTGAGACCAGTATTGGGACTGGGAAAGGAAGCTGAAACCTCACAGTCACAGCTTTTTGTTGGCATATTGAAGCTGCAGGATCTTGCTTGGAATGTGTGTGGATAAACCTGCAGCAGgatgctgtactgtatggacGTGTGGTTGATGGTTCAAGCAGTTGATACGGCTATCGCCTCTGGGCAGCTGTGAGGTTCACACCATTGAGGCTCAAGGTGAAAGCAAATGAAATGCAAGCCTATGGAGGCCCGTTAAAAGGTGATACTGAAGTGCATATGAATTAGAAACACTCTTATACCTGAAAATGAGTCTTTTAACACAACCCCTTGACCTATTAAGTGTTTTCAGCAGTTGGAGCTGCATCATTTGGATGCAAATAAGCTCAGTATTTAAAAACCCTTTCTAAAATGCAGCAGCAAAGAAAAATGCAGCAATCGCTGTGCCATAATCAATCAGCCTGTGATGATAAAattatgaatatactgtatacagtatttgtgaacAGACTCAACATATTGTAGGTAAGGCTTTCACTGGTATAATTGGTTGTAGCTGTCTGGACGGTTTATTTAAAATAGGAGGTTCAATTTACAGCTATGCTGATAACTGAAGATGTTAACCTGGTGAAAACATGATCTCTACAGAAAGGCTTACTTATCGGGTTTCCGGCTCCCTTTGTTTCCAGGTGACAGTTTTCTGTTCTATTTTAATACCAGGAAAGCCGAGACGGGCGACTGTTGCAAACTAGACATCAGTAGAAAAGACAGCAAATTGCAAACGGAGCTATTTAAAGGTCACTGTTCACTCCTAtactctttatactgtataacacgtGGACAGCTAACGTAATGGAGATATCTGCAGGGGTTACAATTACagaagggaaaataaaaatcaatatagATTTAGttatacatactatatattAATCTTTTTCAAAGACTTCGCTTTTGTTGCCATTTAACTGCGGACTTTTTCGGGATCacttttgaacctgccagaggGTTCTGTAATACAAATTGAGCCATTCACGCCTTCATCCATTCAAGTACCCGCTGAGGTCGGAGACCGTTCTGCTCTGTGTTTTGACTTAAGGTACGTGAGcaattcttaaaaatgtgtttagagTTACTATTGTGCTGGAaaacaattttctcagaagcaaaagaaGTCCTTTCTTTTGTAAcgtgctttctttttttatcttacAGTGTCATCTCCTGTTTGCGCACATGTCAAATAGCCTCACACCTTCCCCTTAGCGGTTCCCCGGTGTTTAATTCTTGATCTTGATCATCTTAAACttatagatgtacagtatatatcatttaaaataattcgggtgggcagctgcgtcagcatgcgtaggctgtaaaggaacaggtaaaggtttattcctgctgaaaagagaagaaagaaaacacaacatttcggccgtggagccttcttcaggtgtgcgaGGAGAAGCACGTTAGAAAAGGAAAGACttcttttgcttctgagaaaattgtttTCCAGCACAATAGTAAAACACCCGAAGAAGCCTCCACgcccgaaacgttgcgtttcctttcttctcttttcagcagggaataaacctattactcgttcctatacaatttaaatattaatacatcGCATAGAGAACATTACTGATTTTGTTGACTTGCTTTACACCAATATGCAATACTAACTATGATGGTTTATATTTTACTGACCCGTTTTTAGCGGTGTATGAAGTACGGACTCACTGTCGCCGGAATATGTCTGTGCTTTCCCACACCTTTTCGCGCGGATGAAGGGAAAAGAGCACCACGACGCGAGAAGGTCTAATCGGGACTTCAGCTTTTGTTGTGCATAGCAACGGGTCCTGCTCCTGCCACCCGACTGGAGTATGATGGCAAGCTCCTGTTCCTTCAAGACAGTTATTGCTTTGCTGTATAGACTGACAGACAGCTACAATTTCCTTATCAGATATAAATCGGTAATAGTATATGAGCGGCAAACCTGGAGCGGTGCGCGCAGTATCAGGTTAACACCTGGATACCCACAAGCTGTGAGGTTTGTAGCTGAAATACAACTACCGggaggtttttctttttttagatgtTCCCTAGACAGAAACGAAAATAAATCGAAAAAGATACGATATTGGTGGGTGCTTAAGGTTATTTTCTACTATTAGcaccatcattttttttttaatcactgcTTTGGTTTTCGGTTCAAGTATGAAGATTGCAGTACTGGACCTGGGTACCATATTTGAAAAGATCTTCAAAACTTCACCACCGCCCGGTGCTTCAGAAACACCCAACGCCGCAAGACACTCGGTCCTGTCCGCAGTTCCTAAGGGGATGTCGCTGACTTCTTCGGTGTCCGCC
Above is a genomic segment from Lepisosteus oculatus isolate fLepOcu1 chromosome 1, fLepOcu1.hap2, whole genome shotgun sequence containing:
- the tlr3 gene encoding LOW QUALITY PROTEIN: toll-like receptor 3 (The sequence of the model RefSeq protein was modified relative to this genomic sequence to represent the inferred CDS: deleted 1 base in 1 codon), which encodes MILFLVIVEVAFFTPEVCHADQKKTHCEIKNRKADCTHLKLQNVPSYLPENITALDLSHNQLKTLPSSALSRYHQLYYLDAGFNSIQAIDPQLCLTLPQLQVLKLYHNEVHVLTEAMLQNCTHLTELYLASNRLKLKGEPFKCLQSLKRLDVSRNDLTSAKLGTHPQLLNLEELILSGNAISVLKADDFSYLSNASLKILKLSALPLKKFEPGCFQCIGRLSVLVMDGSKLGHPLMAKLCSELSETKIRSLSLQDTSLLTLLNTTFKGLQSTNLTSMDLSKNEIPAVQRSSFQWLHSLENLSLAENNFKRFTKDMFIGLGSLKFLNLTKSLKKHKSSSYPVIDDFAFQNLLNLEFLAMESNAFREITGNTFTGLKSLKYLSLSHSYFNLKTVTNVTFSSLAQSPLKILDLTKTGISYLDVGAFFWLRNLSKVYMGQNKISQVLGGREFEGLNNIEEIFLSYNKKITLTPSSFNYTRTLRTLMLGSNLIDSLDLHPCPFQPLGNLTVLDLSNNNLANINAGLFSGLHDLKILKLQHNNLARLWKKANPGGPVLFLKDVPQLEVLQLDSNGFDEIPVDGFKGLFHLLELDLGLNYLNVLPDNVFNDLTSVRVLKLQKNFITSVKETVFGPVFRNLSVLHIEKNPFDCTCDSVLWFVNWLNVTNASVPQLSSQYVCNTPPKYYNSSLVLFDTSPCQDQAPFKPMFVTTSSFLLTFMAMALLIHFQGWRIQFFWNVLGNRILGYKEVDLGENRFEYDAYIVHAQEDWEWVERNLTPLEENPFTFCFEDRDFLPGTPHLENIVETIRQCRKIVFVVTEALLKDPLCRRFTVHHALHQVIEESRDSIVLIFLDDIPDHKLNHCLYIRRGMLNSRCILTGPYRGHAFQHFTSI